A genome region from Cannabis sativa cultivar Pink pepper isolate KNU-18-1 unplaced genomic scaffold, ASM2916894v1 Contig7, whole genome shotgun sequence includes the following:
- the LOC133033407 gene encoding uncharacterized protein LOC133033407, whose protein sequence is MSRNRDRLGRFVKQQIEILENSPKSSSSTRSHSPPSPILPALPMMAQQQEIQPRTLQDYLHPTRTATPSCIMYPMNMPNFDFKPGMIQLLPTFHGMENESPYVHIQAFEEVVATFNNQADIINLVRLKFFPFSLKDKAKSWLYSLRPRSIGTWDEMTKVFFSKFFPPHKTSSLKRQISTFTQKDHETFHQVWERFKDLMGQCPHHGYESWRLVSYFYDGLTADKRQFVQMMCNGDFLQKDPEEALEYLEEISEKSYTWSAPSPTDKPRTAGVYQLKEEDSVKAQLEALKKQFEAFKTQEGKALQIAAKVEKQEPCFICGGTDHQPQECPSLSMLRGEDEEPCNALGDYKKPYNAYSNTYNPGWRNHPNFSWKDTSQNQASGSQWRPDQQKNSLESSMKILAESQLEFRTYFTQVIEELKDIKIQITKLNDSSVIQERGKLPAQPLITPKGQHMAQTSAPSESNLKGVNAITTRSGQSTVSPLPKTTSVPMPAPDADVPQNLPM, encoded by the coding sequence atgTCACGAAATAGAGACAGATTAGGGAgatttgtaaaacaacaaattgaaattttagaaaactctCCTAAATCGTCTTCTTCCACTCGTTCTCATTCACCACCATCACCCATACTTCCTGCACTGCCAATGATGGCTCAACAACAGGAAATCCAACCAAGAACGCTACAGGATTATCTACATCCTACGCGTACGGCCACACCTTCATGCATAATGTATCCCATGAATATGCCCAACTTCGATTTCAAACCTGGCATGATTCAACTTTTACCAACCTTTCATGGTATGGAAAATGAGAGTCCATATGTGCATATTCAGGCCTTCGAAGAGGTGGTGGCCACATTCAACAACCAAGCTGACATCATTAACTTGGTGAGATTGAAGTTCTTTCCTTTCTCACTCAAGGATAAAGCCAAAAGCTGGTTGTATTCCTTAAGGCCAAGGTCTATTGGGACATGGGATGAGatgacaaaagtatttttctctaaattttttcCACCCCATAAGACCAGCAGCCTTAAGAGGCAAATCTCTACCTTCACCCAAAAGGACCATGAAACATTTCATCAGgtctgggagaggtttaaagatttgATGGGCCAGTGCCCACATCATGGATACGAAAGTTGGCGTCTTGTCAGCTATTTCTACGACGGTCTCACAGCCGACAAAAGACAATTCGTACAAATGATGTGCAATGGCGACTTCCTACAGAAAGATCCCGAAGAAGCTTTGGAATATCTTGAAGAAATTTCTGAAAAATCATACACATGGAGTGCGCCAAGTCCTACAGACAAGCCACGAACAGCCGGAGTCTACCAATTGAAGGAGGAGGACAGTGTGAAAGCTCAACTTGAAGCTTTGAAAAAACAATTTGAGgctttcaaaactcaagaaggTAAAGCACTCCAGATCGCTGCAAAAGTGGAAAAGCAAGAACCATGCTTCATTTGTGGAGGGACTGATCATCAACCACAAGAGTGCCCTAGTCTTAGTATGTTGAGGGGAGAAGATGAGGAACCGTGTAATGCCTTAGGGGATTACAAGAAGCCTTATAATGCCTACTCCAACACATACAATCCTGGTTGGCGTAACCATCCCAATTTCAGTTGGAAGGATACAAGTCAAAATCAAGCATCTGGGAGCCAATGGAGGCCTGATCAACAAAAGAATTCTCTTGAGAGTTCCATGAAAATTCTCGCAGAATCCCAACTAGAGTTCAGGACTTATTTCACTCAGGTGATAGAGGAATTGAAGGACATAAAGATTCAAATAACAAAGTTAAATGATTCTTCAGTCATTCAAGAGCGTGGTAAGCTTCCCGCTCAGCCTCTAATCACTCCCAAAGGGCAACATATGGCACAAACCTCCGCTCCTTCAGAGTCTAATCTCAAAGGGGTTAATGCTATTACTACCCGAAGTGGTCAAAGTACGGTATCACCATTACCTAAGACCACTAGTGTACCAATGCCCGCTCCAGATGCTGATGTGCCACAGAACCTTCCAAtgtaa